A single Agrococcus sp. ARC_14 DNA region contains:
- the dapB gene encoding 4-hydroxy-tetrahydrodipicolinate reductase — protein sequence MAGTRRVGIAGSTGRLGSLALRLVQEADDLEPVELDVREGLDLDGLDVIFDATVLGASARLVEAASEAGVPLVVGTSGWTDERIGALRDRGAERIRIVPNFSLGSVLETHLATIAARHFDAVEVVEAHHDRKRDAPSGTATRTAEAIGAVRGFQPATPDEPGRGTIISGVPVHAIRLPGVVARQEIVFGGIGETLTIRHDTTSDESYAAGLLLSLRAEPLPGVTVGIGDLLGLA from the coding sequence ATGGCAGGCACCAGGCGCGTCGGGATCGCAGGCTCCACCGGACGGCTCGGCTCGCTGGCGCTGCGGCTGGTGCAGGAGGCTGACGACCTCGAGCCCGTCGAGCTCGACGTGCGCGAGGGCCTCGACCTCGACGGCCTCGACGTCATCTTCGACGCGACGGTGCTGGGCGCGAGCGCGAGGCTCGTGGAGGCCGCCTCCGAGGCGGGCGTGCCGCTCGTCGTCGGCACCAGCGGCTGGACCGACGAGCGCATCGGTGCGCTGCGCGACCGAGGCGCCGAGCGCATCCGCATCGTGCCCAACTTCTCGCTCGGCAGCGTGCTCGAGACGCACCTCGCGACGATCGCCGCTCGGCACTTCGACGCCGTCGAGGTCGTCGAGGCGCACCACGACCGCAAGCGCGACGCCCCCAGCGGCACCGCCACCCGCACGGCGGAGGCGATCGGCGCCGTCCGCGGCTTCCAGCCCGCGACGCCCGACGAGCCCGGCCGCGGCACGATCATCTCCGGCGTGCCCGTGCACGCCATCCGCCTGCCCGGCGTCGTCGCTCGGCAGGAGATCGTCTTCGGCGGCATCGGCGAGACGCTCACGATCCGCCACGACACGACCTCCGACGAGTCCTACGCGGCCGGGCTGCTGCTCTCGCTGCGCGCCGAGCCTCTGCCCGGCGTCACCGTCGGCATCGGCGACCTGCTGGGC
- a CDS encoding GNAT family N-acetyltransferase — MTITIAPEDPATDVAQSLLHAYFSDRAITFIGGVYTPKPADPATLRAPQGAFLVAWGGDEPVGCGALRRLEQHRFEVKHLYVAPAGRGQGTGAALLAALEQRAVELGATEIVLDTNSALAAANGLYTSRGYASVEPYNDNPNATSWFLKRV; from the coding sequence GTGACCATCACGATCGCTCCAGAGGACCCGGCGACCGACGTCGCGCAGTCACTGCTGCACGCCTACTTCTCCGACCGCGCCATCACCTTCATCGGCGGTGTCTACACGCCGAAGCCCGCCGATCCCGCGACGCTGCGCGCGCCCCAGGGCGCGTTCCTCGTCGCGTGGGGCGGCGACGAGCCGGTCGGCTGCGGCGCCCTGCGCAGGCTCGAGCAGCACCGCTTCGAGGTGAAGCACCTCTACGTCGCGCCGGCTGGGCGCGGGCAGGGCACGGGAGCCGCGCTGCTGGCCGCGCTCGAGCAACGCGCGGTCGAGCTGGGCGCGACGGAGATCGTGCTCGACACGAACAGCGCGCTCGCAGCGGCCAACGGTCTCTACACGAGCCGCGGCTACGCATCCGTCGAGCCCTACAACGACAACCCGAACGCGACGAGCTGGTTCTTGAAGCGGGTGTGA
- a CDS encoding histidine phosphatase family protein has protein sequence MAHLLYLVRHGEQLDAEHGVDDGKLSARGVRQAQAIAQRLSGVQFDHAWTSPLLRATETSAIMQEQLTAVEFEKSSLLLDCIPSGKTESTPVGFHRFLASVRPEEAEAGAAQMQDAGDQWLRPSRGDVNELLVTHNFVIGWFVREVMQSPDWQWMSLNQANCGLTIIRRRTGKPAQLVVHNDLGHLPVEDRTGLPMPQPY, from the coding sequence ATGGCGCACCTGCTCTACCTGGTCCGACATGGAGAGCAGCTCGATGCAGAGCACGGCGTCGACGACGGCAAGCTCTCCGCTCGCGGCGTGCGTCAGGCCCAGGCGATCGCCCAGCGGCTCTCCGGCGTGCAGTTCGACCACGCCTGGACCTCTCCGCTGCTGCGCGCCACCGAGACGTCAGCGATCATGCAGGAGCAGCTCACGGCCGTCGAGTTCGAGAAGTCGTCGCTGCTGCTCGACTGCATCCCCTCCGGCAAGACCGAGAGCACCCCGGTCGGCTTCCATCGCTTCCTCGCCAGCGTGCGTCCGGAGGAGGCCGAGGCTGGCGCCGCCCAGATGCAGGATGCCGGCGACCAGTGGCTGCGACCCTCGCGCGGTGACGTCAATGAGCTGCTCGTGACCCACAACTTCGTCATCGGCTGGTTCGTGCGCGAGGTCATGCAGTCGCCTGACTGGCAGTGGATGAGCCTGAACCAGGCCAACTGCGGCCTCACGATCATCCGCCGTCGCACCGGCAAGCCCGCACAGCTCGTCGTGCACAACGATCTCGGCCACCTGCCGGTCGAGGACCGCACGGGCCTGCCCATGCCGCAGCCCTACTGA
- a CDS encoding pitrilysin family protein has translation MPSVALPLETPEIVINAAGGSVVRRSVLPSGVRVLTERVPGAASASVGFWVPVGSRDERDDARGATHFLEHLLFKGTRTRTAFDIAVAFDEVGGEHNALTAKEHTCYYAKVRDRDLGMAVDVLADMVTSSLLDAAEFDHEREVILEELAMADDDPGDVAGERLSELLHGLETPLGRPIGGTNESIRAVTRDRVAEHYREHYDASELVVTVAGAVDHDTVVEQLQEALSRYGWALGDAGPKDRRERTLQPYTDGGLTLVRRPLEQVSLMIGTPGLTANDPRRSTMAVLNAVLGAGMSSRLFQEIRERRGLAYSVYSFASGYADAGLMGMAAACQPHKTLEVAGLMLSELERLADGASEEELARAKGQLAGGSALALEESDTRMSRLGRAELTLGEFLDIDATLERIDRVTDADVRELAAQLAGGPRSISAVGQVPDGLEQLVSTGERATVEAAAPAASQ, from the coding sequence ATGCCCTCCGTCGCCCTGCCGCTCGAGACCCCTGAGATCGTCATCAACGCCGCCGGTGGCTCGGTGGTCCGCCGGAGCGTGCTGCCCAGCGGCGTGCGCGTGCTCACCGAGCGCGTGCCCGGTGCCGCGAGCGCCTCCGTCGGCTTCTGGGTGCCGGTCGGCTCGCGCGACGAGCGCGACGACGCCCGGGGGGCGACCCACTTCCTCGAGCACCTGCTCTTCAAGGGCACGCGCACACGCACGGCCTTCGACATCGCGGTTGCCTTCGACGAGGTCGGGGGCGAGCACAACGCGCTCACCGCGAAGGAGCACACCTGCTACTACGCGAAGGTTCGCGACCGCGATCTCGGCATGGCCGTCGACGTGCTCGCCGACATGGTGACCTCCTCATTGCTCGATGCGGCCGAGTTCGACCACGAGCGCGAGGTCATCCTCGAAGAGCTGGCGATGGCCGACGACGATCCCGGCGACGTCGCGGGGGAGCGCCTGAGCGAGCTGCTGCACGGGCTCGAGACGCCGCTCGGCAGGCCGATCGGCGGCACCAACGAGTCGATCCGCGCCGTGACGCGCGACCGTGTCGCCGAGCACTATCGCGAGCACTACGACGCGAGCGAGCTCGTCGTGACGGTCGCTGGTGCTGTCGACCACGACACGGTCGTCGAGCAGCTGCAGGAGGCGCTCAGCCGCTACGGCTGGGCGCTCGGCGACGCCGGCCCCAAGGATCGTCGCGAGCGCACGCTCCAGCCCTACACCGATGGCGGTCTGACGCTCGTGCGCCGCCCGCTCGAGCAGGTGAGCCTGATGATCGGCACGCCGGGGCTGACGGCCAACGACCCGCGCCGCAGCACGATGGCGGTGCTCAACGCGGTGCTGGGCGCCGGCATGTCCTCGCGGTTGTTCCAAGAGATCCGCGAGCGGCGCGGCCTGGCCTACTCGGTCTACTCCTTCGCCTCCGGGTACGCGGATGCCGGGCTGATGGGCATGGCGGCTGCATGCCAGCCGCACAAGACCCTCGAGGTCGCCGGCCTCATGCTCTCCGAGCTCGAGCGGCTCGCCGACGGCGCCTCCGAGGAGGAGCTCGCCCGCGCGAAGGGCCAGCTCGCCGGCGGCTCGGCCCTCGCGCTCGAGGAGAGCGACACGCGCATGTCGCGGCTCGGTCGGGCAGAGCTGACGCTCGGCGAGTTCCTCGACATCGACGCCACGCTCGAGCGCATCGACCGCGTCACCGACGCCGATGTGCGCGAGCTCGCGGCCCAGCTCGCCGGCGGTCCGCGCTCGATCTCGGCGGTCGGCCAGGTGCCCGACGGGCTCGAGCAGCTGGTGTCCACAGGTGAGCGGGCTACGGTGGAGGCCGCGGCCCCAGCCGCTTCCCAGTGA
- a CDS encoding polyribonucleotide nucleotidyltransferase, which translates to MEGPEITFAEAVIDNGRFGTRTVRFETGRLAQQAQGAAVAYIDEETMLLSATSVSKHPKDHFDFFPLTVDVEERMYAAGRIPGSFFRREGRPSTDAILTCRLIDRPLRPSFVEGIRNEVQVVITVLAIEPDEIYDALAINAASMSTQLSGLPFDGPIGGVRVALIDGQWVAFPKHSQLEQAVFNMVVAGRVVTDAAGVEDVAIMMVEAEATDNSWLLIEAGAVKPTEEVVAQGLEASKPFIKQLVAAQAEVAKTAAKETQEYPLFPPYSDEALDAVRGIAKDRLAEVYKIAGKIERQDADDTLKEQVKQEINERVERGELSASIAGDVSGAYKAVTKEVVRGRILSDGVRMDGRGLADIRPLDAEVAVVPRVHGSAIFQRGETQIMGITTLNMLKLEQQIDSLSPVTTKRYMHNYNFPPYSTGETGRVGSPKRREIGHGALAERALMPVLPSREDFPYAIRQVSEALGSNGSTSMGSVCASTLALLNAGVPLKAPVAGIAMGLVSDTVNGETRYAALTDILGAEDALGDMDFKVAGTPEYITAIQLDTKLSGLPASVLTGALTQAKEARTKILEVLNAAIDAPDEMAPTAPRVISVQIPVDKIGELIGPKGKTINQIQDDTGAQISIEDSGVVYIGAVDGPSAEAARAAVNAIANPSNPEPGERFLGTVVKIASFGAFISLMPGRDGLLHVTAMRALNGGKRIEAVEDVVSVGQKIQVEITKIDDRGKLSLDVVDDSQPAPAAAAADDAESADSAE; encoded by the coding sequence ATGGAAGGTCCAGAGATCACATTCGCCGAAGCCGTCATCGACAACGGCCGCTTCGGCACCCGCACCGTCCGCTTCGAGACCGGCCGCCTCGCGCAGCAGGCTCAGGGCGCAGCGGTCGCCTACATCGACGAAGAGACCATGCTGCTGAGCGCCACGAGCGTCTCGAAGCACCCGAAGGACCACTTCGACTTCTTCCCGCTGACGGTCGACGTCGAGGAGCGCATGTACGCCGCGGGTCGCATCCCCGGCTCGTTCTTCCGCCGCGAGGGCCGCCCCTCGACCGACGCCATCCTCACCTGCCGCCTGATCGACCGGCCGCTGCGCCCGTCGTTCGTCGAGGGCATCCGCAACGAGGTCCAGGTCGTCATCACGGTGCTCGCCATCGAGCCCGACGAGATCTACGACGCGCTCGCGATCAACGCCGCGTCCATGTCGACGCAGCTCTCGGGCCTGCCGTTCGACGGCCCGATCGGCGGCGTGCGCGTCGCGCTCATCGACGGCCAGTGGGTCGCGTTCCCGAAGCACTCGCAGCTCGAGCAGGCCGTGTTCAACATGGTCGTCGCGGGCCGTGTCGTCACCGACGCCGCTGGCGTCGAGGATGTCGCGATCATGATGGTCGAGGCCGAGGCCACCGACAACTCGTGGCTGCTCATCGAGGCCGGCGCAGTGAAGCCGACCGAGGAGGTCGTCGCGCAGGGCCTCGAGGCATCGAAGCCGTTCATCAAGCAGCTCGTCGCCGCCCAGGCAGAGGTCGCCAAGACCGCCGCCAAGGAGACGCAGGAGTACCCGCTCTTCCCGCCGTACTCGGATGAGGCGCTGGATGCCGTCCGCGGCATCGCCAAGGACCGCCTGGCCGAGGTCTACAAGATCGCCGGCAAGATCGAGCGCCAGGATGCCGACGACACGCTCAAGGAGCAGGTCAAGCAGGAGATCAACGAGCGCGTCGAGCGCGGCGAGCTCTCCGCGAGCATCGCGGGCGACGTGTCGGGCGCCTACAAGGCGGTGACGAAGGAGGTCGTTCGCGGCCGCATCCTCTCGGACGGCGTGCGCATGGACGGCCGCGGCCTCGCCGACATCCGTCCGCTCGACGCCGAGGTCGCAGTCGTGCCGCGCGTGCACGGCTCCGCGATCTTCCAGCGCGGCGAGACGCAGATCATGGGCATCACGACGCTCAACATGCTCAAGCTCGAGCAGCAGATCGACTCGCTGAGCCCTGTCACGACGAAGCGCTACATGCACAACTACAACTTCCCGCCGTACTCGACTGGTGAGACGGGCCGCGTCGGCAGCCCGAAGCGCCGCGAGATCGGTCACGGCGCCCTGGCTGAGCGTGCGCTCATGCCGGTGCTGCCCAGCCGGGAGGACTTCCCCTACGCGATCCGTCAGGTCTCGGAGGCGCTCGGCTCGAACGGCTCGACGTCGATGGGCTCGGTCTGCGCCTCGACGCTCGCGCTGCTGAACGCTGGCGTGCCGCTCAAGGCTCCGGTCGCGGGCATCGCGATGGGTCTCGTCAGCGACACGGTCAACGGTGAGACCCGCTACGCGGCGCTCACCGACATCCTGGGCGCCGAGGACGCGCTCGGCGACATGGACTTCAAGGTCGCGGGCACGCCGGAGTACATCACGGCGATCCAGCTCGACACGAAGCTCTCTGGCCTGCCGGCCTCGGTGCTGACGGGTGCGCTGACGCAGGCGAAGGAGGCGCGCACGAAGATCCTCGAGGTCCTCAACGCCGCCATCGACGCCCCCGACGAGATGGCGCCCACCGCGCCTCGCGTCATCAGCGTGCAGATCCCGGTCGACAAGATCGGCGAGCTGATCGGCCCGAAGGGCAAGACGATCAACCAGATCCAGGACGACACGGGCGCCCAGATCTCGATCGAGGACTCGGGCGTCGTCTACATCGGTGCCGTCGACGGTCCTTCGGCGGAGGCCGCGCGCGCCGCGGTCAACGCGATCGCCAACCCCTCGAACCCGGAGCCTGGCGAGCGCTTCCTCGGCACGGTCGTGAAGATCGCGTCGTTCGGCGCGTTCATCTCGCTGATGCCGGGCCGCGATGGCCTGCTGCACGTGACGGCCATGCGCGCCCTCAACGGCGGCAAGCGCATCGAGGCCGTCGAGGATGTCGTCTCGGTCGGCCAGAAGATCCAGGTCGAGATCACCAAGATCGATGACCGTGGCAAGCTCTCGCTCGACGTCGTCGACGACAGCCAGCCGGCTCCAGCCGCCGCCGCTGCCGACGACGCGGAGTCGGCCGACTCGGCCGAGTAG
- the rpsO gene encoding 30S ribosomal protein S15 produces the protein MSLNAEIKKAIIEEYATHEGDTGSPEVQIALMSRRIKDLTEHLKEHKHDHHSRRGLLLLVGQRRRLLGYLSDVDIERYRSLIERVGLRR, from the coding sequence ATGAGCCTGAACGCAGAGATCAAGAAGGCCATCATCGAGGAGTACGCCACGCATGAGGGCGACACCGGGAGCCCCGAAGTGCAGATCGCGCTGATGTCGCGTCGCATCAAGGACCTCACGGAGCACCTGAAGGAGCACAAGCACGACCACCACTCGCGTCGTGGTCTGCTGCTGCTCGTCGGTCAGCGTCGCCGTCTGCTCGGCTACCTGTCGGACGTCGACATCGAGCGCTACCGCTCGCTGATCGAGCGCGTCGGCCTCCGCCGCTGA
- a CDS encoding PrsW family intramembrane metalloprotease produces MSAPVQLSPLARKRGPNVGFILGVIGIVVLGLASFYVIYILDGAIGDSALVASSGLMALFPLAFVVWAVMAIDRWEPEPRIALWFAALWGGIAAVLLTLWLNENVLEPLIVPFLQSQEQYEFYATVIQAPIVEELWKAIPVVIMFLFFRKAFDGPVDGIVFAALSAAGFAFTENILYFGTSISENGDGSFIFFMRGIMSPLTHAIFTAVGIGLALGFAARLRSRWWILLAFPVGHLVSALLHALWNSASWWVPGGTVGFFVYYLVVQVPLCILAAGLVWLLLRQEIKITRVRLHDYGRAGWFSHEEVERLSSGDGRAVLLDWARPKGLRKEMQQYIQTATRLANHRQQALVGRDKARHVADEAGLLAKLMHLRRAMATRAIGQPVQMQQGAPVATLAGVRVQRFGDLDPAWPPRR; encoded by the coding sequence GTGAGTGCCCCCGTCCAGCTGTCTCCCCTCGCCCGCAAGCGAGGCCCGAACGTCGGGTTCATCCTCGGCGTGATCGGCATCGTCGTGCTCGGGCTCGCCTCGTTCTACGTCATCTACATCCTCGACGGCGCCATCGGTGACTCGGCCCTCGTCGCCAGCTCCGGCCTCATGGCGCTGTTTCCGCTCGCGTTCGTCGTCTGGGCAGTGATGGCGATCGATCGCTGGGAGCCGGAGCCGCGCATCGCGCTGTGGTTCGCCGCGCTGTGGGGCGGCATCGCGGCGGTGCTGCTCACGCTCTGGCTGAACGAGAACGTGCTGGAGCCGCTGATCGTGCCGTTCCTGCAGTCGCAGGAGCAGTACGAGTTCTACGCCACGGTCATCCAGGCGCCCATCGTCGAGGAGCTGTGGAAGGCCATCCCGGTGGTCATCATGTTCCTGTTCTTCCGCAAGGCCTTCGACGGCCCGGTCGACGGGATCGTGTTCGCGGCGCTGTCGGCCGCGGGCTTCGCCTTCACCGAGAACATCCTCTACTTCGGCACGTCGATCAGCGAGAACGGCGACGGCTCCTTCATCTTCTTCATGCGCGGCATCATGAGCCCGCTCACGCACGCGATCTTCACCGCCGTCGGCATCGGGCTCGCGCTCGGCTTCGCCGCCAGGCTGCGCAGCCGGTGGTGGATCCTGCTGGCGTTCCCTGTCGGCCACCTGGTCTCGGCGCTGCTGCACGCGCTCTGGAACTCGGCCAGCTGGTGGGTGCCGGGCGGCACGGTCGGCTTCTTCGTCTACTACCTGGTGGTGCAGGTGCCGCTGTGCATCCTCGCCGCTGGGCTCGTGTGGCTGCTGCTGCGGCAGGAGATCAAGATCACGCGCGTGCGGCTGCACGACTACGGCCGCGCCGGATGGTTCAGCCATGAGGAGGTCGAGCGACTCTCCTCCGGTGACGGCCGCGCGGTGCTGCTCGACTGGGCGCGCCCGAAGGGGCTGCGCAAAGAGATGCAGCAGTACATCCAGACGGCCACGCGCTTGGCCAATCACCGGCAGCAGGCGCTCGTCGGGCGCGACAAGGCTCGCCACGTCGCCGACGAGGCAGGCCTGCTCGCCAAGCTCATGCACCTCCGACGAGCCATGGCCACGCGGGCGATCGGGCAGCCGGTGCAGATGCAGCAGGGCGCGCCCGTCGCCACCCTCGCGGGCGTGCGCGTGCAGCGCTTCGGCGACCTCGATCCGGCGTGGCCGCCGCGCCGCTGA
- a CDS encoding aspartate ammonia-lyase, whose translation MTDVPSYKLDPAPQGERTYTGPTRIERDSLGELPVPAEAYWGIHTERALNNFPITGRSISVYSDLVNALAVVKQACARANKEIGSLDADKADLIDHVCRRIRAGELHDQFKVGVIQGGAGTSTNMNTNEVIANAALVELGHPKGAYEHFSPIDDVNRSQSTNDTYPTSIKVAMAFTLRRLLDELARLTDAFDAKGVEFRDVLKVGRTQLQDAVPMTLGQEFRGFAVTLREDYDRLEETIKWLAEVNLGATAIGTGITADPRYAEAASRHLAELTGLPIVTASDLIEATSDTGVFMTLSGALKRCAVKLSKICNDLRLLSSGPQAGFGEISLPAKQAGSSIMPGKVNPVIPEVVNQVAFAVIGSDATVTAASEAGQLQLNAFEPVITHQILQSLHWMTQACLTLRVNCVDGIEANHERLGLMVGSSVGVVTALTPYLGYADSAKLAHEALIGHKSIADLVVESGLMERERVEKLLQPARLSGLEPVTQAIPVIVLDDKD comes from the coding sequence ATGACCGACGTTCCCTCCTACAAGCTCGACCCGGCCCCGCAGGGCGAGCGCACCTACACCGGCCCCACGCGCATCGAGCGCGACTCGCTCGGTGAGCTGCCCGTGCCTGCCGAGGCCTACTGGGGCATCCACACCGAGCGCGCGCTCAACAACTTCCCCATCACGGGCCGCTCCATCTCGGTCTACTCCGACCTCGTGAACGCGCTCGCGGTCGTCAAGCAGGCGTGCGCGCGCGCCAACAAGGAGATCGGCTCGCTCGACGCCGACAAGGCCGACCTCATCGACCACGTCTGCCGCCGCATCCGTGCTGGCGAGCTGCACGACCAGTTCAAGGTGGGCGTCATCCAGGGCGGCGCAGGCACCTCGACGAACATGAACACCAACGAGGTGATCGCCAACGCGGCCCTCGTCGAGCTCGGCCACCCCAAGGGCGCCTACGAGCACTTCAGCCCCATCGACGACGTCAACCGCTCGCAGTCGACGAACGACACGTACCCGACCTCGATCAAGGTCGCGATGGCGTTCACCCTGCGCCGCCTGCTCGACGAGCTGGCGAGGCTGACGGATGCGTTCGACGCGAAGGGCGTCGAGTTCCGGGATGTGCTCAAGGTCGGCCGCACGCAGCTGCAGGACGCGGTGCCGATGACGCTCGGCCAGGAGTTCCGCGGCTTCGCCGTCACGCTGCGTGAGGACTACGACCGGCTCGAGGAGACCATCAAGTGGCTCGCGGAGGTCAACCTCGGGGCCACCGCGATCGGCACCGGCATCACCGCCGACCCGCGCTACGCCGAGGCCGCCAGCAGGCACCTCGCCGAGCTCACGGGCCTTCCCATCGTCACGGCGAGCGACCTCATCGAGGCGACGAGCGACACCGGCGTGTTCATGACCCTCTCCGGCGCGCTCAAGCGCTGCGCCGTGAAGCTCTCGAAGATCTGCAACGACCTCCGCCTGCTCTCCTCCGGCCCGCAGGCCGGCTTCGGCGAGATCTCGCTGCCCGCGAAGCAGGCGGGCTCGTCGATCATGCCCGGCAAGGTCAACCCGGTCATCCCCGAGGTCGTGAACCAGGTCGCGTTCGCCGTCATCGGCTCGGATGCCACGGTCACCGCGGCCTCGGAGGCCGGCCAGCTGCAGCTCAACGCCTTCGAGCCGGTCATCACCCACCAGATCCTGCAGAGCCTGCACTGGATGACGCAGGCATGTCTGACGCTGCGCGTGAACTGCGTCGACGGCATCGAGGCCAACCATGAGCGCCTCGGCCTCATGGTCGGCAGCTCCGTCGGCGTCGTCACCGCGCTCACGCCCTACCTCGGCTACGCCGACTCGGCGAAGCTCGCGCACGAGGCGCTGATCGGGCACAAGTCGATCGCCGATCTGGTGGTCGAGAGCGGTCTGATGGAGCGCGAGCGGGTCGAGAAGCTGCTGCAGCCCGCCCGTCTGTCGGGCCTGGAGCCGGTGACGCAGGCGATCCCCGTGATCGTCCTCGACGACAAGGACTGA
- a CDS encoding aminotransferase class V-fold PLP-dependent enzyme, translated as MTTADRSTAALAAELDAADPLAAHTSAFVRSDDVVAYLDGNSLGRPLAALPERFASFIADDWGTRLIRAWDEQWMRRPYALGDRIGALVGAAAGQAFVGDSTTVLLYKLVRAAVDAQLAADPARREIVIDDDNFPTDRYIVEGVAAERGLEIRWIAADPASGVTLEQVEAAVSERTALVLLSHVAYRSGFVADMAGITATAHAVGALALWDLCHSVGVIPAQLDACGVDLAVGCTYKYLNGGPGSPAFGYVAERLHGQLAQPIQGWMGAADVFAMGPRYEPAGDLRRFVSGTPPVLATVALEAMLELLEQVGIAAVREKSVALTDFAEAALAEHVLPHRVDGRHAVLASPPAGPHRGSHLTLTHPSFSAVNARLWEQGVIGDFRAPDGIRIGLSPLSTTFAEVELGIAALGEELRRAA; from the coding sequence ATGACCACCGCCGACCGCAGCACCGCCGCCCTGGCCGCCGAGCTCGACGCCGCCGACCCGCTCGCCGCCCACACCAGCGCCTTCGTGCGCAGCGACGACGTCGTCGCCTACCTGGACGGCAACTCGCTCGGCCGCCCGCTCGCCGCGCTCCCAGAGCGCTTCGCCAGCTTCATCGCCGACGACTGGGGCACGCGCCTCATCCGCGCCTGGGACGAGCAGTGGATGCGTCGCCCCTACGCGCTGGGGGATCGCATCGGTGCGCTGGTGGGCGCTGCTGCGGGGCAGGCCTTCGTGGGCGACTCCACCACGGTGCTGCTGTACAAGCTGGTGCGGGCGGCCGTCGACGCGCAGCTCGCGGCGGACCCCGCGCGGCGCGAGATCGTCATCGATGACGACAACTTCCCGACCGATCGCTACATCGTCGAGGGCGTCGCCGCCGAGCGCGGCCTCGAGATCCGCTGGATCGCCGCAGACCCCGCGAGCGGCGTCACCCTCGAGCAGGTGGAGGCTGCGGTGAGCGAGCGCACGGCGCTCGTGCTGCTGAGCCACGTCGCCTACCGCTCCGGCTTCGTCGCCGACATGGCAGGCATCACCGCCACCGCCCACGCCGTGGGCGCCCTGGCGCTCTGGGATCTGTGCCACTCGGTGGGCGTCATCCCCGCGCAGCTCGACGCGTGCGGCGTCGACCTGGCGGTGGGGTGCACCTACAAGTACCTGAACGGCGGGCCCGGCTCGCCCGCCTTCGGCTACGTCGCCGAGCGGCTGCACGGGCAGCTCGCGCAGCCCATCCAGGGCTGGATGGGCGCGGCCGACGTCTTCGCGATGGGCCCGCGCTACGAACCGGCGGGCGACCTGCGCCGCTTCGTCAGCGGCACGCCGCCCGTGCTCGCGACCGTCGCCCTCGAGGCGATGCTCGAGCTGCTCGAGCAGGTCGGCATCGCCGCGGTGCGCGAGAAGTCGGTCGCGCTCACCGACTTCGCGGAGGCCGCGCTCGCCGAGCACGTGCTGCCGCACCGCGTCGACGGTCGGCACGCCGTGCTCGCCAGCCCTCCCGCCGGGCCGCACCGAGGCAGTCATCTGACGCTCACGCATCCGTCGTTCTCCGCCGTCAACGCGCGGCTCTGGGAGCAGGGCGTGATCGGCGACTTCCGCGCTCCCGACGGCATCCGCATCGGCCTCTCGCCGCTGTCGACGACATTCGCGGAGGTCGAGCTCGGCATCGCCGCGCTCGGCGAGGAGCTGCGGCGCGCGGCGTGA
- a CDS encoding hydrolase yields the protein MSLPIIALVERARIAGHWVSDAVVELSETGMRLVQEGATPQRVRTRIQGAVLPPITDAHVHLGLTDVGRRDPRRGAFTALGRVLDLGWAPGALPAIVDAARAAHRGLDVRVAGPLHTAVGGYPARSGWAPPGAAAELGDATDAARSIRAQAAAGASVVKVALNAEAGPVPDDALLAAIAAGARDAGLPLVAHVQGAGQAARALAAGVDVLAHTPWTERLGDDLIHAAAASQTWISTLAMHARNGDELAFARATDNLARFAASGGAVAYGTDLGNGIASFDLDPNELAALRQAGIEGSALVDALLAEWLLPPGPTVTSCSAAVHDDASLIDSLLGPPRHRPRPRPISWYDLEDA from the coding sequence GTGAGCCTGCCGATCATCGCCCTCGTCGAGCGGGCGCGCATCGCGGGTCACTGGGTGTCGGATGCGGTGGTCGAGCTCAGCGAGACCGGCATGCGTCTGGTGCAGGAGGGCGCGACGCCGCAGCGGGTGCGCACGCGCATCCAGGGCGCTGTGCTGCCGCCCATCACGGACGCCCATGTGCACCTCGGGCTGACCGACGTGGGCCGTCGGGACCCGAGGCGCGGCGCATTCACCGCGCTCGGCCGCGTGCTGGATCTCGGCTGGGCACCGGGTGCGCTGCCGGCGATCGTGGACGCGGCGCGTGCCGCGCACCGCGGGCTCGACGTGCGCGTCGCCGGGCCGCTGCACACGGCGGTCGGCGGCTATCCGGCCCGCAGCGGCTGGGCACCGCCGGGTGCTGCCGCCGAGCTCGGCGACGCGACCGACGCGGCGCGCTCGATCCGCGCTCAGGCCGCCGCCGGCGCATCCGTCGTCAAGGTCGCCCTCAACGCAGAGGCCGGCCCGGTGCCCGACGACGCGCTGCTCGCCGCCATCGCGGCAGGGGCGCGCGATGCGGGCCTGCCGCTCGTGGCCCACGTGCAGGGCGCCGGGCAGGCGGCGCGGGCACTCGCGGCGGGCGTCGACGTGCTCGCGCACACGCCCTGGACGGAGCGGCTCGGCGACGACCTCATCCACGCGGCGGCCGCGAGCCAGACCTGGATCTCGACGCTCGCGATGCACGCCCGCAACGGCGACGAGCTCGCCTTCGCGCGCGCCACCGACAACCTGGCGCGCTTCGCTGCCAGCGGGGGAGCGGTCGCCTACGGCACCGACCTCGGCAACGGCATCGCCAGCTTCGACCTCGACCCGAATGAGCTCGCCGCCCTGCGGCAGGCGGGCATCGAGGGCAGCGCGCTCGTCGACGCGCTGCTGGCCGAGTGGCTGCTGCCACCTGGGCCGACGGTCACGAGCTGCTCGGCAGCGGTGCACGACGACGCATCGCTCATCGACAGCCTGCTCGGCCCGCCGCGGCACAGGCCTCGTCCGCGACCGATCAGCTGGTACGACCTGGAGGACGCATGA